AAAAATAACCTTATCACCAATCTGAGCTTCATTTTTATCGTCATGAACTTTGTATTTTTTGCTCGTCATATATCTTTTGTTATACTTTGGATGAATTTTCGAACGGTTAACCTTAACAACGATGGTTTTTTCCATTTTATCAGAAACGACTTCACCGGTAAATTTACGATAAATTTTATCTTGTTGTTCGGTCATAAAATTATTTTTTTTTATTAGATTGATTATTAATTAATGTTAAAATCTGTGCGACCATTGTTTTATTTTTACGAATCTCCCTGACATGTTTTAACTGACCAGTTGTCGCCTGAATTTCCAAATCTAAAATCTTATTTCTTGATTCTTTTAATAAAATTTCTAATTCCTGTGGGGTTTTATTTTTTAATTCTTTAAATTTCATAATTAATTTTTAATCACAAATTTAGTTTTAACTGGAAATTTATGTCCAGCTAAACGTAAAGCTTCACGAGCTGATTCTTCATTTACGCCGTCTAATTCCATTAAAACCGTACCAGGCTTAATCACCGCAACATAATGATCAACTGCACCCTTACCACCACCCATAGGAACTTCCGCGCTTTTAGTAGTAACTGGTTTATCTGGAAAAATTCTAATCCAAACCTTACCTTTACGCTTAATAAAACGCGTAATCGAACGACGAGCCGCTTCAATTTGACGAGCAGTAATCCATTTAGCTTCTAAGCTTTTCAAGCCATAACTACCAAAACTTACTTCAACACAACGATCAGCCTTGGTTTTGGTTCTACCTTTATGCCATTTACGATGTTTAACTTTACGTGGACTTAACATATATTTATTTAAAACTTGTTTTTAATTTAAAATTATTTTTTGGTCGGAGTAAATTTTTTAACTGGCCCTTTTTTATTAAAAAATTTTTTCCGCTGACCATCTGTTTCTTCTTTTGCCTTATCCGGTCTGGCTTCGCCTTTAAAAATTTCGCCTTTACAAATCCAAACTTTAACCCCAATCGTTCCATAAATTGTTTGAGCTCCACCCTGAGCATAATCAATATTAGCTCTTACGGTGTGTAAAGGAATTTTACCATAACTTAAGGTTTCTTGTCGAGCAATTTCAGCTCCATCTAAACGACCGCTAACGACAACTTTGACACCCTGAGCATTAGCTTTTTTAACTTGTTCAATATTTTTCTTAAGTGTTCGACGATAAGGAATTCTTTTTTCTAAATCCAAAGCAATGGTTTCCAGAATTACCCGAGCCGATAAATTTGGATCCTTAATTTCTTTAATTATTATTTCAAATTTAGTTTTTTTATTAAAATCAAAACTCTTTTTCAAGGTTTCTTTAACCTTTTCAATACCCTGGCCAGACCGACCAATAATAAAACCTGGGCGAGCCGTATAAATAATTATCTTCATTTCATCAGCTGATCTTTCAATTTGAATTTCATCAACGCTAGAACCTTTTAATTTTTTAATTAAAAATTCTCTAATTAAAACATCTTGCTTTAATTGACCAACATTTTTTTGGCTACGACAATTATAAAACCATTTCGATGCCCAATCGTTATTGTTACCTATTCTGAAAACTTTTGGATTAACTTTGTGTCCCATATATTTAAGCTGCTTTACGACGGAAAAACTTTTTAATTTTTCCTTCACTTGACTTTATTTTAGTTTGATCTAAATGCTGTTGATGACGATGTTTCCCTTGTCGAGTTACGTCAACAATTTTTTCGCTTTTATCTTGATCTAATTCAACCGGCGCACTTGTTTCTTCTTCGGTAACCGGCAGCGCTTGTCTAGATTCAACTGGTTTATTTTCGACTAACTGTGGTTTCTCTAATTTTTCAATTTTTTTCTTAATTTGAACCGAAGCAATTTTTTCGTCTAAAATTATCTCTACCTGAGCCGTTCTCTTACGAATCGGCGTGGCACGACCAAAAGCGCGTGGTCGCCAACGTTTTAAGGTTTGACCTTCGTCAACTAATATATTTTTAATATATAAATTTTCTTTTTTTAAATTAAAATTATTTTCAGCGTTGGCTATAACCGAATTTAATAATTTTAAAATCGGTAAGGCCACTTTTTTATTTAAAATACCTAACTGACCCTGAGCTTCAATCACTGGCATATTTTTAACCAAATTTGTCACTAAACGAATTTTTTTAGCTGACATTCTAAAATCTTTTAATTTAGCTGTAACTTCCATATTTTATAATTAATTAACTTTTATTGGCGGCAGCTTTATCCTGTTCTTTTTGTTTTTTACCGCCATGTTTATAAAATTTACGTGTTGGAGAAAATTCACCCAATTTATGACCCACCATAGCCTCAGTAATAAAAACTGGAAGGTGATCTTTGCCATTATGAACACCAAGATTAAAACCTACCATTTCTGGAGTAATTGTACAAGCTCTAGCCCAAGTTTTAATCAAACCCTTATCACCATTGGCCTGAGCTTTGTTAATTTTTTTCATTAATTTTGGATCAACATAAGGACCCTTTTTAAGACTACGTGACATACAAATTAGTTAGGTTAATTTTTCTTTTTAGATTTACGACGTTTTAAAATAAATTTATTGGTATTCTTTTTCTTCTTACGAGTTTTAACTCCCAAAGCTGGTTTTCCCCAAGGCGTTTTGGGATGGACTAAACCAATTGAACAACCACCTTCTCCACCACCATGCGGATGATCACACGGATTCATAGCCTTACCTCTAACCGTTGGCCTTTTACCTAAATAACGCGTTCTACCGGCTTTGCCTAATTTAATGTGGCGATGTTCTGATTTACTAATTTGACCTAAAGTTGCCAAACACATTTCAGGGACTAATCTAATTTCACTTGATGGCAATTTTAATTGCGCATGACGATTTTCACAACCCATTAAAATAGCTACCATACCGGCCGATCTAACAATTTTACCACCACGACCCGGTTCTAATTCAACATTATGAACTTCAGCACCAATCGGCATAAATTTCAATGGCATAGCATTGGCCAATTGTGGTTCAATTTTTTCTTTGGAAGATAAAACTTTATCACCACCTTTTAAACCTGCTGGTGCTAAAATATATCTTTTTTCATTATCCTCATATTTTAATAAAGCAATATAAGCTGTACGATTAGGATCATATTCAATAGTTTCAACCACCGCCGGCATGTTAAATTTATTTCTCTTAAAATCAACTTGGCGATAATAGCATCTAGTTCCGCCACCACGATGCCTAACTGTAATTTTACCACTATTATTGCGACCTGATTTCTTTTTAATGATGGAAATCAAAGATCTCTCCGGCTTATTTTTGCTAACTGCTGAGTTAACAACCACCGAAGATTGTCGACGACCTGGAGTAATTGGTTTGTAAACTTTAATTGCCATATTTATAATTCTATTTTATCACCCGCTTGTAAAGTAACAATCGCTTTACGCCAACTCTTAGTTTTCCCGCGAGTTCGGCCATAACGTACTTGTTTGCCTCTAACGTTGATAAGATTAACTTTTTTAATTTTTACACCATAACGACCAGCGACTGCTTTTTTAATTTCATTTTTTGTCGCTTGTTTGCTAATTTCAAAAATATATTGATTATTAACTGATAAATCTGTGGCTTTTTCAGTAATAACTGGTCGAATTAAAACGCGATAAACAGGAAAATTTTTCCAATCGCTTGTTTTTTTACTGACGGTTGAAACTTTAGTTTCTTTTTTAACTTCAAGCTTAGAAACTGCTTTTTTGGTTTCAACTTGTTTTTTCTTATCTTTAGCCGATTTTTTAACTTCAACTTCTTGAGAATTAATAGCCAGTTTATCAGTTTTCTTTTTTAAAATTTTATCTAGAATTGACATATTATTTTTTAGTGGCACTTACTTTTGCCTCTTTAACTTTTGAAACTTTTTTAACAGTGGATTTAATTTCAGGCGCATTTGCTTCGCTGATATAAAGTTGTGTAATTTTTTGTATCCCCGCCACTGTAGTTAAAAAGTATTTATATTGTAAAATATCTAAAATATTTAAATTCTCAACTCGAATAATTTTAATTTTATCAATATTACGGGCTGATTTTACTAGTTCATCATTTTTATCGTCCAAAACCATTAAACAACTTGGTTGAACTTTTATTTTTTTGTTAGTAATTTTAGTTTCCTTAGTTTTGGGATCAACCTTTTTAATTTTTTTATCTTTTTCTTCTGTTGGTAAAACTTTATTTAAAATTCTAACCATGTCTTGCGTTTTTATTTTTTTTAATTCAATTTTATCTAAAACTAACATTAAGTTATTTGCCACCTTGTCAGATAAACACATCCAAATGGCTTTCTTTTTCATTTTTTGATTGATTTTCTTTTTAAAATTACGTTCTGTGGTGGGACCAAAAGTCACTCCGCCACCAATCCATAAAGGTGAGCGAGACGAACCATGTCGAGCACGACCAGTGCCTTTTTGACGCCAAGGTTTGCGACCACCACCACGCACTTCTGCTCTTTGTTTAGTGTGAGATAAATTTTGACGACGATTAGCTAGTTGAGTCACAACGGCTTGATGAATCAAACCGGAATTAATTTCAACGTCAAAAATTTTAGGCGATAATTCCTGTTGGCTAATTTCTTGACCTTGTTGATCAATAATTTGAATTTTTAAATTATTTTTAGTCATCGCCTTTTACTTCTTTTAAGCTTTTAATTAAAATTAAACCACCATTAGCCCCCGGCACAGCACCCTTTAAATATAGCCAATTCTTATCTAAATCAATTTTTACTACTTTTAAATTTTTGACCGTCACTTGTTCACCACCCATTCGACCTGCCATGCGCGTACCTTTAAAAACACGAGCAGCGTTGGTTGCCCCGATTGAACCAGGCATTCTTAATTGATCCTTGTGACCATGAGTAGCTGGATGTCCTTTAAAACCGTGGCGCTTAACGACACCTTGAAATCCTTTACCCTTTGACACGCCAGTAGTTTGGACTACATCTCCTAGATTAAAAATATTAACTTTAATTTCATCACCGCGTTTGAAATCGTGATCAATTTTATTTAAACGAAATTCTTTTAAATATCTAAAATTAGGTAAATCCTTTAAATGGCCTTGTAGTGTTTTATTAATTTTTTTCTTATTATCAAAACCCAACTGAACTCCAATATAACCATCTGGCTCTTGGCTTTTGATTTGAGTCACTTGGCAAGGTCCAGCCTCAATAATTGTCACTGGTATAACCTGACCATCTTCTTTAAATTCCTGACTCATTTTTACTTTTTTACCTAATATAAATTTCATATTTTAATAAAAAATATCCGGACTTTAAACCAGATAAGTTATCTTCGTTTCTAAAGTCTCTAATGTTATTTGATTCTGTCTTTTTTTAAATCCCCCTTAAGATTAATATATGTTTAAAAGCACTTCCATGTGGGTTACCTTTAATCAATTTTAATCTTGGTTAAATAATTACATTTTTATTTCTATATCTACTCCAGCCGGCAAATTCAAACTGGTCAAAGATTCAATCGTTTTGGCTGTCGGATTAATAATATCAATAAAACGCTTATGGGTTCTAATTTCAAATTGTTCACGACTATCTTTGTGCACAAAAGTAGAACGCAAAGTCGTGTAACGTCTTTTTTCTGTCGGCAAGGGAATGGGTCCTCTAATCTGAGCCCCGGTTCTCTGAGCAATATCAATAATCGACTTAGTTGATTGATCAATAATTTTATGATCGTAAGCCTTAATTTTAATCCTAATTTTTTGTTGTTCAGGATTTTTTGATTCGCTCTTTTTAATTTGAATCTTTGATTTTTTAGGTTCTTTCAATTCTGCTACCATGTTAATTTTTCAGAATAAAAAATAATTAGTTATAAAGCATACTCAACATCCCGATATAAATCGGGATGTTGGTATACATATTTATTTAATAATTTTAGTAACTACACCTGCTCCAACGGTTCGGCCGCCTTCGCGAATGGCAAATTTTAACTTTTCTTCCATAGCAATTGGTGCAATTAATTTAATTTTTAAGTTAACGGTATCACCCGGCATAACCATTTCTTTGCCTTCAGGAATTTCAACGTCTCCAGTTACATCGGTTGTGCGGATATAAAATTGTGGTTTGTAGCCTTTGAAAAATGGCGTATGACGACCACCTTCGTCTTTAGATAAAATATAGACTTCGGCTTCAAACTCAGTGTGAGGAGTAATTGATCCTGGTTTACAAATAATCTGACCTCTCTCAACGTCGTCCTTTTTAATACCCCTTAACAAAATACCTGCATTATCACCAGCCTGACCTTCGTCTAAAGATTTTTTAAACATTTCGATGCCAGTTACAACAGTTTTAACGGTATCGCGAATACCTACAATTTCAATTTCGTCATTTAAATTAACCTTGCCTCTTTCGATTCTACCAGTTACTACAGTCCCACGACCTTCAATTGAAAAAATGTCTTCAATTGGCATTAAAAATGGTTTTTCAATATCGCGTTGTGGATCAGGTATATATTCATCAATTTTGTTTATTAATTCCATAATGGCATCACCATATTGACCATTGGGATCTTCAATAGCTTTTAATGCTGAACCACGAACAATTGGTGTTTCGTCGCCAGGAAAATTATATTTTTTAAGTAAGTCCCTGACTTCTTCTTCAACTAAGTCAACTAATTCTGGATCTTCAACTTGATCAGTTTTGTTGATGAAAACAACCATAGCTGGTACACCAACTTGACCGGCTAATAAAATGTGTTCTCGAGTTTGTGGCATCGGACCATCAGTTGCAGAGACGACTAAAATAGCTCCGTCCATTTGAGCTGCACCAGTAATCATATTTTTAACATAGTCGGCATGTCCTGGACAATCAATGTGAGCATAATGTTTTTTTGCTGTTTCATATTCTACATGAGTTGTTGCAATTGTAATACCACGCTCTCTCTCTTCTGGAGCATTATCAATTTGATCAACTGATTTTTCTTGAGCAGTTAATCCTTTGGCGGCCAAAACTTTTAAAATTGCCGCAGTTAAAGTTGTTTTACCATGATCGACGTGACCAATGGTACCAATATTAAGATGAGGTTTATTTCTCTCAAATTTTTCTGCCATATTTTTTTATTTAATGTTAATTAAATTATTTTTTAAAAAGATATTAATTATTATATATTAAATTGAAAAATTATTCAAGTGGTTCAGGGTAATAAATTTCTTGACTGGTAATTTCAGAAAAATATTTTTCTTTAAAACTCTGACTTTTATTATTTTTATTATTTAATTCTAAATCCAACCCGTCTAAAGCTTCTTCTTCTTCCAAGGTTTTCAACAGTGCAATTTCTCTGTTTATTTTATCTAATAGTTGTTGCCTTGTCAAGTCTAAACCTGAATTATTTGGGGATAACATTTTTTTGTAAACTTCCATACCCAGAATAACACAGGCTGGCCGGTCATCTTTTAAAACAATTAATTTGTCTTGCGGTTGAATTAAATTAATAATTTCATTTATTGATGATTCTCCCATATTTTATTTTTAAATTAATTTATTTATATAATAATATTTTAAATAAAAAAGTCAAGTTAATTATTTTTTACCTTCGATAATAGCAGTCACAACATTTTGTGGAACAGGATCATAATGAGAAAATTCCATAGTATAACTGGCCCGACCCTGAGTCATAGATCTTAATTGTGTAGCATAACCAAACATTTCAGCCAAGGGTACAATACCATCAACAACCTTAGATTGACCACGATCTTTCATTTCTTTAATTTGCGCGCGTTTGGAATTTAAATCTCCAATCACATCCCCCATAAAATCTTCTGGCGTAATCACTTCGACTTTCATAATTGGTTCTAATAAAACTGGTTTAGCTTTTTTAAATCCATCATTAATGGCGCGAGAAGCAGCAATTTTGAAGGCCACCTCTGAAGAATCGACATCGTGATATGAACCATCAAAAACTGTTACTTTCACATCAACAATTTGATAACCAGCTAAAACGCCATTAGCTAATGCTTCCTTAACGCCCTTTTCAATTGCTGGTACGAATTCTTGTGGAATAGCTCCACCTTTTAATTCATTAGCAAATTCAAAACCTTGACCTCGTTCTTGTGGCTCAAGTCTTAAATAACAATGACCATACTGTCCACGACCACCAGACTGATGAACATATTTACCCTCAGCCTCAGCCATGGCTGTAATAGTTTCGCGGTAAGCTACTTGAGTTTTGCCCGTGTTAGCTTCAACTTTAAATTCGCGTCTCATCCGATCAACAATAATGTCAAGGTGTAATTCGCCCATGCCCGAAATAACAGTTTGACCAGTTTCTTCATCAATTTTAATTTTAAAAGTTGGATCTTCTTCAGCTAAACGTTGCAAGGCAACTCCCATTTTTTCTTGGTCAGCTTTAGTTTTAGGTTCAACAGCAACAGAAATAACTGGATCAGGAAAAGTAATTGATTCTAATACAATGGGTTTTTCTGGATCACACAATGTATCTCCGGTAGTAGTGTTTTTTAAACCAACTGCTGCTGCTATTTCTCCGGCAAAAATTTGATCAACTTCTTCACGATGATTAGCGTGCATTCTAACAATACGACCAATTCTTTCTTTATCGCCTGTTGTTGTATTTAAAACATATGAACCTGCCTCTAATTTTCCAGAATAAACTCGAAAAAAACTTAGCTTACCCACATATGGATCAGTGGCAATTTTAAAAGCTAAAGCACAAAAAGGTGCATCATCTTCAGTTTTTCTAATCATCTCTGATTCATCTTTAAGGTTTTTACCTTTAATATCTGGCAATTCTAGAGGATTAGGTAAATAATCAACAATAGCATCTAATAAAAATTGGACACCTTTATTTTTTAAAGCCGATCCACATAAAATGGGAATAATTTTATTTCCAATAACTGCTTTACGTAAAGTTCTTTTTAAATCTTCTATTGAAATATCTTGACCTTCTAAATATTGATTCATTAAATTTTCGTCCTGCTCAACAATGGCCTCAACCAACTTATGTCTAAATTCTTCTGCCTTTTCTTTAATGTCTTCTGGAATTTCAGTTTTTTCAATTTCTCTTCCCATTTCATCTTTATATATTTCGGCTTTCATTTCAAATAAATCCACAATACCCTGAAAAGTTTCACCGGCACCAATTGGCAATTGTACCGGATAAGCATGGGGATTTAAACGCTCATGAATAGATTTAACGTCATAGTAAAAATCTGCACCCATACGATCCATTTTATTTATAAAAGCAATTAAGGGTACGGAAAATTTTTCGGCTTGATGATAAACTGTTTCTGACTGTGGCTCAACTCCAGCTACACCATCAAAAACTAAGACGCCACCATCTAAAACCCTTAAAGATCTTTGAACTTCAACCGTAAAATCAATATGGCCGGGAGTATCAATAATATTAATTTGACATTTTTTGTCTTGTGGCTCTAGTGGCCAAAAACAGGTTGTAGCTGCAGAAGTAATTGTAATTCCTCGCTCCCTTTCTTGTTCCATCCAATCCATTTCGGCCCCACCCTCATGGGTTTCACCTATTTTATGTTTTTTGCCTGTATAATATAAAATACGTTCAGAAACGGTTGTTTTTCCAGCATCAATATGGGCAATAATTCCAATATTACGAATTTTTTCTAAAGGAAATTGTCTAAGCATGATAAATAATAAAAAATTAAAAAAATAAGTTTAAAAAATAAAATAAAAGCTATCTAGCAAAGTGCGCAAAAGCCTTATTAGCCTGAGCAGACTTAAAGACTTCTTCTTTCTTTTTAATAGCTGCCCCCTCTTCATTGGCAGCCGCCATTAATTCTGAAGCTAATTTTTCTGCCATTGGTTGCCCCTTTTTTGTTTTGGCCGCACCAATAATCCAACGCAAAGATAAAGTTAATTTACGATCGCCTCGAACTGGAAAAGGAATTTGATAGTTAGCTCCACCAACTCTTTTGGTTCTAACTTCGACATCTGGACCAACATTTTTTAAAGCTAAATCAAAAATGTCTAAAGGATTTTTGCTTGTTTTTTGACTGATAATATCAAAAGCTTGATAGATAATTTTTTGGGCTACACTTTTTTTACCCCGAGACATAATGTGATTAATTAATTTAGCGACTGTTACGCTACTAAATTTGGGATCTGGAATAATATCTCTTTTTTTAGCTTTTTTTCCTCTCATATTAGATTATTTAATTTAATAATAATTTAATTTAAATTTATTCTTCACTCTTTGCTTTGCCCTTGGTGACTTTGGCGCCCTTTTTGGCTCCATATAAACTTCGTCCTTGTTGGCGATTGGCAACACCCGTAGTATCATAAACTCCCCGCACCACATGATAACGCACACCAGGCAAATCTTTAACTCTACCACCTCGAACCAAAACCACTGAATATTCTTGTAAATTATGGCCAATACCTGGAATATAAGCTGTCACCTCTTCACCTGAAGATAATTTAACCCTGGCCACTTTACGTAAAGCTGAGTTTGGTTTTTTAGGAGTAACTGTTGTGACCTTAGTACAGACACCTCGTTGAAAAGGTGATCCTTTTGCTATTTCTTTAGTCTTACGTTTTAAAGTATTTAAACGTTTACGCAAAGCTGGCGTTTTCGGTTTTTTAGATTTTGATTTCCTACCTTTACGGACTAATTGATTAATTGTTGGCATACTATAATGATTTTAAAAATAATAAAAAAAGAATTTGTATAAATATACTACATGTAAATTTTCATGTCAAGTAAAATATGTAATTTGGTATTAAATATTAAAAATTTTTATTAATTTAAACCTTATTACAGAATAAATAAATTATGGATGATATTAATAAAAAAGTCAAATATGCCAGTTAAAATTCCGTCACCCAAAAAAACTAAAGCGATCAAAACAAAGACGCCATAGCGTTCAAAATTAATTTTAAAATCAGCCATGGAATCTGGAATAACAGCTAACAAAACTTTTGAACCATCCAGTGGCGGAATGGGAATTAAATTAAACACCATTAATAAAGTGTTGATAATTAATAATAAATATAAAAAATTAAATAAAGCATTTTCATAACCTAAGCCCAAAAATGGATAAACAAATCGCATGATTAAACCAATCAAAATTAAAAAAATTAAATTGGAAGCTGGCCCAGCTAGGGCAACTAAACTCGGACCCCATTTTTGATTTTTTAAATTGTAGGGATTAAACGGCACGGGTTTGCCCCAACCAAAACCGACAAAAAATAAAAAAATAGTTCCCGTTAAATCTAAGTGAGCTAAGGGATTTAAAGTCAAACGTCCCATATTTTTCCCAGTTGGATCGCCTAAATAAAAAGCCGCCGCCGCGTGGGCGAATTCATGTATTGTGATGGCTAATAAAATCGCCACTATCCACATCACAAACATTAATGGATTGGATAACAAACTACTGATTAACATATATTTTATTTTAACATAAAATTCTAAAATTACAAATTCGCAATCCTAAATCCGAAATAAATTTTAAATTAAAAATTTTAAAATCCAAAATTAAATACAAGCATTTGTTGTATTACGAAGGTACTAAGTTATTGACAAAAAAACCATTACAAATTAAGATGTCTATATTGTACATCAACAATTTAACTTCGAAAATCAAACAAAAAACGTGTTCCCTAAAAACAAGGAGGAAAAATGTTATACAGAATCCCAATCATTAAGAGATCTATGCAAATTGGTCAGGGATCGAATGTAAAATGTCGTCACATCGACCAGGTTGGTATCTTTGTCTGTTATGATACAGAGAATCAACTTAATTTGGAAATCATCCGATACCACCTACCGGCTAAAACAAGAGGATTCCGTCTTGTTGAGGCTGATAACCCCAAGGAGGCGTTGGAAAAATTTTTCAATGAACAAGAAGGGGCTAAGATCGGTGGTGAGGGAGAAGAAAACAAAGCCCTATGGATTAATAGGGAAATTCCCATCCAAGAACTTCCCTCTTGTAAGTTATTACACAAAAACAAGAAGGGAGAATTCATCTGTGGAGAGCCCACAGAAGATGGATCAGGAGAAATCGGTATGTGCATACTAGAAGGAGATGATCCTCCTTCTTTTTGCCCCTTGTCTCCTTTCTTCGATCGGCTTTCCAAATTGGAGTTATCCGAATTAGAAAGGGGTGAAGGAAAAATACCAACAGAAACAATCCAAGGGGGTTACCGACTCGTTAGACCTAAAGATATTATGACAACTTCACTCGCGTAAGCGTGTAAAAAATAAGGCCGGCATCCGTCGGCCCTTTTTATTATTTAAAAATTAATTTTTAAATTACCTAAATCTAAATGTTTATTTTAAAACCAACACCTAATGTGCTTAACCCTGGATCCCGCATCAAGTGCGGGATGACGAACGCGTCATTCCCGGCTTAACCGGGAATCCAGTGTTAATCGCTTTTAACTTCTCTCTAAAAAATCTTTTAAATTTAACAAAGCTTATTCTAAAAAATAAGAATCCCCATATTAATTCTAGATCCCCAATCAAGTTGAGGATGACACAAAACCCTGGATCCCGCATCAAGTGTGGGATGACGATTGAAGTTGTTTTTCTATTTTTATGTTTTTATGTTCTTTTGTCCTTTTGTTTAAATGTTTAAATGTTTATATGTACGGCTCTTGATTAAAATTTAAATCTACGCTATAATATTTTCATAAATAATAATCTTATATAAATTATATGTCCAGACAATGTGATGTATGTGGTCGCACGGCTCTACGCGGTAATATCCGCAGTCATGCTAATAACAAAACTAAACACCGTCAACATTTAAATTTACAAAGCAAAACTCTTGACGGCAAAAAAGTTAAAATCTGCACCAAGTGCATCAAAACCTTAAATAAAAATAAATAAGTTTATGAAAAACAAATTTATTTTGTTTTCACTTTTAATTGGCAGTCTGTTTTTTTTAAGCGCTTGTGGCCAATCGTCCAATTCAAAACAAAAAGTGATTTTTTATAAAGACGATCACAAAGTTGTTACTATTCAAACTGAGGTTGTTGATACTCCAGAAAAACAAACTCAAGGTTTAATGTACCGCCAAGAATTGAAAGATGACGAGGGCATGCTATTTGTTTTTGAAAATACCGACATCCGTAGCTTTTGGATGAAAAATATGAATTTCTCAATTGACATTATTTATATTGATGAAAATTTTAAAGTTGTTTCTATTATTAAAGAAGCTCCACCCTGCACTCACAAACCATGTGGTAGTTATAATTCTTTACAACCCGCTCAATACGTAGTTGAAGTTCCAGCTGGTTTTAGTGATAGATATAAAATTGATAATCAATCGACGTTTATTAAAATTAAATAATTGTTATTCTAATCAATAAAGAACAACTTAGTTCTTTATTTTGTTCTTTAAAAGGAGGTCTATTATTTGTTCAACAAAACAAGGTCAAAAATTTTTAACATACCAACTTTGTGCTGGTGTAAAATCTGATCTCGTAGCTACTGCTTTTGGAAAATTCAACGTCGTAGAAAAGG
The Patescibacteria group bacterium DNA segment above includes these coding regions:
- the rpsQ gene encoding 30S ribosomal protein S17 codes for the protein MTEQQDKIYRKFTGEVVSDKMEKTIVVKVNRSKIHPKYNKRYMTSKKYKVHDDKNEAQIGDKVIFQECRPISKDKCWRLIQIIK
- the rpmC gene encoding 50S ribosomal protein L29 translates to MKFKELKNKTPQELEILLKESRNKILDLEIQATTGQLKHVREIRKNKTMVAQILTLINNQSNKKK
- the rplP gene encoding 50S ribosomal protein L16, translating into MLSPRKVKHRKWHKGRTKTKADRCVEVSFGSYGLKSLEAKWITARQIEAARRSITRFIKRKGKVWIRIFPDKPVTTKSAEVPMGGGKGAVDHYVAVIKPGTVLMELDGVNEESAREALRLAGHKFPVKTKFVIKN
- the rpsC gene encoding 30S ribosomal protein S3, with protein sequence MGHKVNPKVFRIGNNNDWASKWFYNCRSQKNVGQLKQDVLIREFLIKKLKGSSVDEIQIERSADEMKIIIYTARPGFIIGRSGQGIEKVKETLKKSFDFNKKTKFEIIIKEIKDPNLSARVILETIALDLEKRIPYRRTLKKNIEQVKKANAQGVKVVVSGRLDGAEIARQETLSYGKIPLHTVRANIDYAQGGAQTIYGTIGVKVWICKGEIFKGEARPDKAKEETDGQRKKFFNKKGPVKKFTPTKK
- the rpsS gene encoding 30S ribosomal protein S19, with translation MSRSLKKGPYVDPKLMKKINKAQANGDKGLIKTWARACTITPEMVGFNLGVHNGKDHLPVFITEAMVGHKLGEFSPTRKFYKHGGKKQKEQDKAAANKS
- the rplB gene encoding 50S ribosomal protein L2, translated to MAIKVYKPITPGRRQSSVVVNSAVSKNKPERSLISIIKKKSGRNNSGKITVRHRGGGTRCYYRQVDFKRNKFNMPAVVETIEYDPNRTAYIALLKYEDNEKRYILAPAGLKGGDKVLSSKEKIEPQLANAMPLKFMPIGAEVHNVELEPGRGGKIVRSAGMVAILMGCENRHAQLKLPSSEIRLVPEMCLATLGQISKSEHRHIKLGKAGRTRYLGKRPTVRGKAMNPCDHPHGGGEGGCSIGLVHPKTPWGKPALGVKTRKKKKNTNKFILKRRKSKKKN
- the rplD gene encoding 50S ribosomal protein L4; the protein is MTKNNLKIQIIDQQGQEISQQELSPKIFDVEINSGLIHQAVVTQLANRRQNLSHTKQRAEVRGGGRKPWRQKGTGRARHGSSRSPLWIGGGVTFGPTTERNFKKKINQKMKKKAIWMCLSDKVANNLMLVLDKIELKKIKTQDMVRILNKVLPTEEKDKKIKKVDPKTKETKITNKKIKVQPSCLMVLDDKNDELVKSARNIDKIKIIRVENLNILDILQYKYFLTTVAGIQKITQLYISEANAPEIKSTVKKVSKVKEAKVSATKK
- the rplC gene encoding 50S ribosomal protein L3, producing MKFILGKKVKMSQEFKEDGQVIPVTIIEAGPCQVTQIKSQEPDGYIGVQLGFDNKKKINKTLQGHLKDLPNFRYLKEFRLNKIDHDFKRGDEIKVNIFNLGDVVQTTGVSKGKGFQGVVKRHGFKGHPATHGHKDQLRMPGSIGATNAARVFKGTRMAGRMGGEQVTVKNLKVVKIDLDKNWLYLKGAVPGANGGLILIKSLKEVKGDD
- the rpsJ gene encoding 30S ribosomal protein S10 → MVAELKEPKKSKIQIKKSESKNPEQQKIRIKIKAYDHKIIDQSTKSIIDIAQRTGAQIRGPIPLPTEKRRYTTLRSTFVHKDSREQFEIRTHKRFIDIINPTAKTIESLTSLNLPAGVDIEIKM
- the tuf gene encoding elongation factor Tu, which gives rise to MAEKFERNKPHLNIGTIGHVDHGKTTLTAAILKVLAAKGLTAQEKSVDQIDNAPEERERGITIATTHVEYETAKKHYAHIDCPGHADYVKNMITGAAQMDGAILVVSATDGPMPQTREHILLAGQVGVPAMVVFINKTDQVEDPELVDLVEEEVRDLLKKYNFPGDETPIVRGSALKAIEDPNGQYGDAIMELINKIDEYIPDPQRDIEKPFLMPIEDIFSIEGRGTVVTGRIERGKVNLNDEIEIVGIRDTVKTVVTGIEMFKKSLDEGQAGDNAGILLRGIKKDDVERGQIICKPGSITPHTEFEAEVYILSKDEGGRHTPFFKGYKPQFYIRTTDVTGDVEIPEGKEMVMPGDTVNLKIKLIAPIAMEEKLKFAIREGGRTVGAGVVTKIIK